From a single Notolabrus celidotus isolate fNotCel1 chromosome 7, fNotCel1.pri, whole genome shotgun sequence genomic region:
- the c7h6orf120 gene encoding UPF0669 protein C6orf120 homolog, translated as MMLSCSALLVALLLTQVRGFLNSSEDDGVPEEWVLLHVVQGHIGAGNYSYLRLNHDGRIILHMQSLKGDADLYVSDKTLRPSFDTYKLQSVTCGQDVVVVPGDFNRPVGIGIYGHPSHKESEFEMRVFYDQTVLQDPFHKGSYNSEDGHKSKKSPQAAEDDFQEEESIFWTILIGLLKIILEILF; from the coding sequence ATGATGCTGAGCTGCAGCGCTCTGCTGGTCGCCCTCCTGCTGACTCAGGTCCGAGGCTTCCTGAACTCCTCGGAGGACGACGGCGTCCCCGAGGAGTGGGTCCTTCTCCACGTGGTCCAGGGCCACATCGGCGCCGGGAACTACAGCTACCTGCGCCTCAACCACGATGGCCGGATCATCCTGCACATGCAGAGCCTCAAAGGAGACGCCGACCTCTACGTGTCGGACAAAACCCTGCGGCCGAGCTTCGACACCTACAAGCTGCAGTCGGTCACCTGCGGGCAGGACGTGGTCGTGGTGCCGGGGGACTTTAACAGACCCGTGGGCATCGGGATCTACGGGCACCCGTCGCACAAGGAGAGCGAGTTTGAAATGCGAGTGTTTTACGATCAGACGGTTCTGCAGGACCCGTTCCACAAGGGCTCGTACAATTCAGAGGACGGACACAAGAGTAAGAAATCCCCTCAGGCGGCCGAGGACGACTTTCAGGAGGAGGAGTCGATATTTTGGACGATTCTCATCGGACTCTTGAAGATTATACTCGAGATTCTGTTTTGA